One segment of Leptospirillum ferrooxidans C2-3 DNA contains the following:
- a CDS encoding SurA N-terminal domain-containing protein codes for MTLHLSRTTKVLFGKTYFLSGILASALFIFCQTPAQADEKPILLDSVLAVVNHHVITKSQIDRSLAPTFKKLHAQYRGSAYRELVTSLEYKLMMKKINEQLEMEEADRTGLTLSDEELDRTIDSIMQKNNFTARWQLKQALSEQGMNYHQYREQLRKQMTILKLINTEVRSTVVISQDEVRQYYLDHREQFRLPPHVTLADIFLKLPPDATPAQIAAVREKGNHILRQISRKDDFAILAGSESEGPNSDNGGNLGDLTKDQLLPELIGPAFSVPVGGTSGLIQTDRGFYIIKVLKRESHPYKRFRDLKARIQDDLSKKTTRKRLLTWLEQLRGKSYVVIYMTPPPDEKT; via the coding sequence ATGACTCTCCACCTCTCCAGGACAACAAAAGTCCTTTTTGGCAAGACATACTTTCTTTCCGGAATACTGGCATCAGCTCTCTTCATTTTCTGCCAGACACCCGCCCAGGCCGACGAAAAGCCGATTCTTCTCGATTCGGTTCTTGCCGTGGTCAACCATCACGTCATCACAAAAAGCCAGATCGACCGCTCTCTTGCCCCGACATTCAAAAAGCTTCATGCACAATACCGGGGCTCGGCCTACAGGGAACTAGTGACATCCCTTGAGTACAAGCTCATGATGAAAAAAATCAATGAGCAGCTTGAAATGGAAGAGGCTGACAGGACCGGGCTGACATTAAGCGACGAAGAGCTCGACCGGACCATCGATTCGATCATGCAAAAAAACAACTTCACCGCCCGATGGCAGCTGAAACAGGCGCTTTCCGAGCAGGGAATGAACTATCATCAATACCGGGAACAGCTCAGGAAACAGATGACCATCCTGAAACTCATCAATACGGAAGTTCGCTCAACGGTGGTGATCAGCCAGGATGAGGTCCGCCAATACTACCTCGACCATCGGGAACAATTTCGCCTTCCCCCCCATGTCACCCTTGCCGACATTTTTCTCAAGCTTCCCCCCGATGCGACACCCGCCCAGATCGCTGCGGTCCGGGAAAAGGGAAACCATATTCTCCGGCAAATCTCAAGGAAAGATGATTTTGCCATTCTCGCGGGCTCGGAATCGGAAGGACCAAATTCTGACAACGGGGGAAATCTCGGAGACCTGACCAAAGATCAGCTCCTTCCGGAGCTCATTGGACCGGCATTCTCAGTTCCGGTTGGTGGAACAAGCGGCCTGATCCAGACGGACAGGGGTTTTTACATCATCAAGGTCCTCAAGCGGGAAAGCCACCCTTACAAGAGGTTCCGTGACCTGAAAGCCCGCATCCAGGATGACCTTTCGAAGAAAACAACCCGAAAGAGACTTCTGACATGGCTTGAACAGCTGAGGGGAAAATCCTATGTCGTCATCTACATGACTCCTCCTCCGGACGAAAAAACCTAG
- the yihA gene encoding ribosome biogenesis GTP-binding protein YihA/YsxC, producing the protein MEIPPLEGGIIAMAGRSNVGKSSLLNRLARSHHLARTGRMPGKTTLANLYEIGTGGYFLDLPGYGYMQRGRDEATDSRAIAGRLLRRLGNISRMLLLVDSRRDILESDLQALSWFLSMGLPVSVVITKSDKLNRQEQSRIKMDWMAVLSRNPGVDLTPILVSSKNGDGMDLLSAKVSESLYGSPS; encoded by the coding sequence ATGGAGATTCCTCCCCTTGAAGGGGGAATCATAGCCATGGCAGGTCGGTCGAATGTGGGAAAATCATCCCTTTTGAACCGTCTTGCAAGGAGCCACCATCTGGCCCGGACAGGTCGCATGCCGGGAAAGACGACTCTGGCAAACCTTTATGAAATTGGAACGGGGGGGTATTTTCTTGACCTTCCCGGATATGGATACATGCAACGGGGCCGGGATGAGGCAACCGACTCCCGGGCTATTGCCGGAAGGCTATTGAGGCGCCTCGGCAATATCAGCCGTATGCTTCTTCTGGTCGACTCCAGAAGGGATATCCTGGAGTCCGATCTCCAGGCCCTTTCATGGTTTTTGTCCATGGGGCTTCCGGTATCGGTTGTCATTACAAAATCGGACAAGCTGAACCGTCAGGAGCAGTCCAGAATCAAGATGGACTGGATGGCGGTTCTTTCCAGAAATCCCGGTGTCGATCTGACCCCCATTCTGGTCTCTTCCAAGAATGGAGACGGGATGGATCTTCTTTCCGCCAAGGTTTCAGAGTCGCTCTACGGAAGCCCTTCCTAG